The proteins below come from a single Anderseniella sp. Alg231-50 genomic window:
- a CDS encoding polyprenyl synthetase family protein: MTFQAALKNTANEIEVMLDELLSVETSLAPRVTEAMRYSALAQGKRLRPFFVSESARILGADHQQALRVGAALECIHCYSLVHDDLPAMDDDDLRRGKPTCHIAYDEATAILAGDGLLTVAFEIIADPATHADGSVRAELTLELARSAGHNGMVGGQMLDLAAEQKHSHDLDEIIAIQSLKTGELFRFSLEGGAILAQAGSEDRAAMRTFADRVGLAFQIADDILDIESSPEQLGKATQKDAEAGKATFIDLFGLDGAKQKARALADEACDLLAPYGDKAETLRDAARFIVERKN, from the coding sequence ATGACATTCCAGGCGGCACTGAAGAACACTGCCAATGAAATCGAAGTCATGCTCGACGAGCTTTTGTCGGTCGAGACATCGCTTGCACCGCGTGTGACCGAAGCCATGCGCTATTCCGCATTAGCACAGGGCAAGCGCCTGCGGCCGTTCTTCGTATCGGAAAGCGCCCGCATACTGGGCGCTGATCACCAACAGGCGCTGCGCGTCGGCGCTGCTCTTGAATGCATTCACTGTTATTCGCTGGTGCATGACGATCTGCCTGCAATGGATGATGACGACCTGCGCCGCGGCAAGCCGACCTGCCACATTGCCTATGACGAGGCGACCGCAATACTGGCCGGCGATGGCCTGCTGACGGTGGCGTTTGAGATTATTGCCGACCCGGCCACCCACGCAGATGGCTCGGTTCGCGCCGAACTGACCCTTGAGCTTGCCCGGTCAGCAGGTCACAACGGCATGGTAGGCGGCCAGATGCTCGATCTTGCCGCGGAACAAAAGCACTCCCATGATCTTGATGAGATCATCGCCATTCAAAGCCTGAAAACCGGAGAATTATTCCGCTTCTCGCTGGAAGGCGGCGCCATCCTTGCCCAGGCCGGTTCCGAAGACAGGGCCGCCATGCGGACTTTTGCCGACAGGGTTGGTCTGGCATTCCAGATTGCCGACGATATTCTTGACATCGAAAGTTCGCCGGAACAGCTCGGCAAGGCGACCCAGAAGGACGCAGAGGCCGGCAAGGCAACCTTCATCGACCTGTTTGGCCTGGACGGTGCCAAGCAAAAGGCCCGCGCGCTGGCTGACGAGGCCTGCGACCTGCTGGCGCCCTACGGAGACAAGGCGGAGACCCTGCGCGACGCCGCCCGCTTCATTGTCGAGCGCAAGAACTGA
- the mtgA gene encoding monofunctional biosynthetic peptidoglycan transglycosylase: MAPFIKYKKRSRLRYGLYMLFGLLALPYLLTLVYTVVPPPVTTMMVWKTFEGNSIDYRWRPLADTSQNLVRSVVTAEDARICEHAGIDWEVFQTVAMEALENEGGPKRGGSTITQQVAKNLFLWPSRSYVRKALELPLALWIDLVWSKRRIVEVYINTAEWAPGVYGAEAAARHHFGKSGKALTKAHAAQLAAALPNPAVRNAGKPGPKVRKQARTIRRRVNSTVPYLACLKLD, translated from the coding sequence ATGGCACCTTTCATAAAATACAAGAAACGTTCAAGGCTGCGCTATGGGCTGTACATGCTGTTCGGCCTGCTGGCGCTGCCATACCTGTTGACACTGGTCTATACGGTGGTGCCGCCTCCGGTGACGACCATGATGGTGTGGAAGACGTTTGAGGGAAACTCGATCGATTATCGCTGGCGTCCGCTTGCCGATACATCGCAAAATCTGGTGCGTTCGGTGGTGACGGCCGAAGATGCGCGCATATGCGAGCATGCCGGTATTGACTGGGAGGTTTTTCAGACCGTGGCCATGGAGGCGCTGGAAAACGAGGGTGGGCCAAAACGCGGTGGGTCGACCATCACCCAGCAGGTGGCGAAAAACCTGTTCTTGTGGCCGTCGCGCTCTTACGTACGAAAGGCACTGGAACTGCCGCTTGCCCTGTGGATCGACCTGGTCTGGTCGAAACGCCGGATTGTTGAAGTTTACATCAATACGGCCGAGTGGGCGCCCGGTGTTTATGGCGCGGAAGCCGCCGCGCGCCATCACTTCGGCAAATCCGGCAAGGCGCTGACAAAAGCCCACGCCGCACAACTGGCCGCCGCACTGCCGAATCCGGCTGTGCGCAACGCCGGCAAACCCGGCCCGAAGGTCCGCAAGCAGGCGCGCACGATCCGCAGGCGGGTGAATTCAACGGTGCCGTACCTGGCCTGCCTGAAACTGGATTGA
- a CDS encoding SulP family inorganic anion transporter, translating into MFSIATLRREWLSNPRGDILAGIVVALALIPEAIGFSIIAGVDPKVGLYASFSIAVIAALVGGRPGMISAATAAIAVLVVPLIRDHGVEYLFAATILMGVLQVIAGFARLDLLMQYVSTSVVTGFVNALAILIFVAQLPQLVNVTWVTYAMVAAGLAIIYLLPRLTRVVPSPLVAIVVLTIVSIYGGLGVNTVGDMGQLPASMPYLLIPDVPLTLETLRIIFPYSLTMAIVGLLESMMTAHIVDELTDTPSNKRRECKGQGIANFATGFLGGMGGCAMIGQSVINVKSGGSTRLSTLVAGSFLLFLIVVLGPLVSQIPMPSLVAVMIMVSIGTFSWKSIRNLKTHPWQSSVVMVATVVVVVWTHDLAQGVLAGVVLSGLFFASKVKSLFTVTSHLSADGSCRTYRFSGQVFFASTELFTDAFDFKEVLDRVVIDMSDAHFWDISAVAILDQAVLKFRREGASVEVVGMNEPSASMVGRFATHDATRATQLPAGH; encoded by the coding sequence ATGTTTTCAATCGCCACGCTGCGTCGCGAATGGTTGTCCAATCCGCGCGGCGATATTCTTGCCGGTATCGTTGTGGCCCTCGCCCTGATACCGGAAGCAATCGGCTTTTCGATCATTGCCGGTGTCGACCCCAAAGTCGGCCTCTATGCGTCGTTTTCCATCGCCGTCATTGCTGCGCTGGTGGGTGGGCGGCCAGGCATGATCTCTGCCGCGACAGCTGCAATTGCGGTGCTGGTGGTGCCGCTGATCCGCGATCACGGTGTCGAATACCTGTTTGCCGCCACCATTTTGATGGGCGTGTTGCAGGTCATCGCCGGGTTCGCGCGGCTTGACCTTTTAATGCAGTATGTCTCCACATCGGTGGTGACCGGGTTCGTCAATGCCCTGGCCATCCTGATATTCGTTGCCCAGTTGCCGCAGCTCGTCAATGTGACCTGGGTGACATACGCGATGGTGGCGGCGGGACTTGCCATCATCTACCTGCTGCCGCGCCTGACCAGGGTGGTGCCGTCACCCCTGGTGGCCATCGTGGTCTTGACCATCGTGTCGATTTACGGCGGGCTTGGCGTCAACACTGTCGGAGACATGGGACAGCTTCCTGCCAGCATGCCCTATCTGCTCATCCCCGATGTGCCGCTGACGCTTGAGACGCTTCGCATCATTTTCCCGTACTCCCTGACCATGGCGATTGTCGGCCTGCTGGAATCGATGATGACAGCCCACATTGTCGATGAGCTAACCGACACGCCAAGCAACAAGCGCCGCGAGTGCAAGGGGCAGGGCATTGCCAATTTTGCCACCGGGTTCCTTGGCGGCATGGGTGGTTGCGCGATGATCGGCCAGTCGGTCATCAACGTGAAATCCGGTGGCAGTACCCGGTTGTCCACCCTTGTAGCGGGCAGTTTCCTGCTGTTCCTGATTGTTGTTCTGGGGCCGCTGGTCAGCCAGATACCCATGCCGTCGCTGGTTGCGGTGATGATCATGGTGTCGATCGGCACGTTCAGCTGGAAATCCATCAGGAATCTGAAAACCCATCCCTGGCAGTCATCCGTGGTCATGGTGGCGACCGTTGTCGTCGTTGTGTGGACCCATGACCTGGCGCAGGGTGTGCTGGCTGGCGTGGTGCTCAGCGGGCTGTTCTTTGCCAGCAAGGTCAAAAGCCTGTTTACGGTTACCTCGCATCTGTCCGCGGACGGTTCATGCCGGACCTACAGGTTCTCGGGGCAGGTGTTTTTTGCCTCAACGGAACTGTTCACCGATGCGTTCGACTTCAAGGAAGTGCTTGACCGCGTGGTTATCGATATGTCGGATGCTCACTTCTGGGATATCTCCGCCGTCGCCATTCTCGACCAGGCCGTGCTGAAGTTCCGCCGTGAAGGAGCATCGGTTGAAGTTGTCGGGATGAACGAGCCAAGCGCCAGCATGGTCGGCCGGTTTGCCACCCACGACGCAACCCGGGCCACGCAACTCCCTGCTGGTCACTGA
- a CDS encoding universal stress protein: protein MKRILACIDASSYASSVCELAAWAATRLSASVELLHVVQRKDAVAARNDLSGAIGLGVKSELLEELTQIDEAEGKLAIGDGRVLLAQAEKLLLAGGVSDVNRLHRHGSVVDTIIEREAEADLVVIGKRGATSEFDSDHIGSRIERVVRASVKPVLIASRKIQPPGILVVALDGSSAALKALDFVVGSPLFTGMQLHLVAAGPKGTADKSWFVKAYSKVVDRSPSCIIHIADGAPQQVLGDYMSARRDAILVMGAYGHSALRTLIFGSTTTTVLRTVRAPVLLVR, encoded by the coding sequence ATGAAACGCATTCTTGCCTGTATTGATGCATCTTCCTACGCGTCCAGTGTGTGCGAGCTGGCCGCCTGGGCGGCGACGCGCCTGTCGGCCAGTGTCGAGCTGCTGCATGTTGTCCAGCGCAAGGACGCGGTCGCTGCCCGCAATGATCTCAGCGGCGCCATCGGGCTTGGCGTCAAAAGCGAGTTGCTGGAGGAACTGACGCAGATCGACGAGGCCGAAGGCAAACTCGCGATCGGTGATGGCCGGGTGTTGCTGGCGCAGGCGGAAAAACTGCTGCTTGCCGGTGGTGTCAGCGATGTGAACCGGCTGCACCGTCATGGCAGTGTTGTCGACACCATCATTGAACGCGAAGCAGAGGCTGACCTGGTGGTTATCGGAAAGCGCGGTGCGACCAGCGAGTTCGACAGTGATCATATCGGATCCAGAATCGAACGAGTGGTTCGCGCAAGTGTCAAACCGGTGCTGATTGCGTCGCGAAAAATCCAGCCGCCGGGTATTCTCGTTGTCGCGCTTGACGGCAGTTCGGCTGCATTGAAAGCGCTGGATTTCGTTGTCGGGTCACCGCTGTTCACTGGCATGCAGCTGCACCTGGTGGCGGCCGGGCCCAAGGGCACCGCCGACAAATCCTGGTTCGTGAAGGCCTATTCGAAGGTTGTGGACCGGTCACCGTCGTGCATTATCCACATTGCCGACGGCGCGCCGCAGCAGGTGCTCGGCGACTACATGTCGGCGCGCCGCGATGCGATCCTCGTCATGGGCGCCTATGGTCATTCTGCACTGCGAACCCTGATTTTCGGCAGCACCACGACAACCGTGCTGCGCACCGTGCGGGCACCGGTCCTGCTGGTGCGTTGA
- a CDS encoding NAD(P)/FAD-dependent oxidoreductase: MQVLETPVNASYDVIIVGGAMYGSSVSWWLANNPDFDGSILVVERDPTYEFCSTSHTNSCIRQQFSNEINVRVSQFGAEFVKNFREYMGNDPRVPQPVLQSYGYMYMADNEEFAGILKENQQIQAACGAGTKHLTADEIAAAYPFYNLDGIVGANHNLVDEGYFDGATLFDWWKRSAREKGVEYIANEVVAMTRNAAGTRVESVTLKSGEVISCGTVVNASGPRAVLTSRMAGIEIPVEPRKRYTFIFAAENPLDQDLPLTIDPSGVHMRTDGQYYLAGCPPDEDPAVDYDDFVEDHSIWEEKAWPAIANRIPQFEAIKLINSWAGHYAFNTLDQNAILGRHTQVENFVFVNGFSGHGFQQSPAMGRGTSELITYGEYRSLDLSPFNYDRIERNEAFVEKAVI; the protein is encoded by the coding sequence ATGCAGGTTTTGGAAACTCCGGTTAACGCCAGTTACGACGTGATCATTGTGGGCGGAGCCATGTACGGCTCTTCGGTGTCCTGGTGGCTGGCCAATAATCCCGACTTTGACGGCTCGATCCTGGTCGTCGAGCGCGACCCCACTTATGAGTTCTGCTCCACCTCGCACACCAATAGCTGCATTCGTCAGCAGTTCTCCAACGAGATCAATGTGCGCGTGTCGCAATTCGGTGCCGAGTTCGTCAAGAATTTCCGCGAGTACATGGGCAACGATCCGCGTGTGCCGCAGCCTGTGCTGCAAAGCTACGGTTACATGTACATGGCGGACAATGAAGAGTTTGCCGGTATATTGAAGGAGAACCAGCAAATCCAGGCGGCCTGCGGGGCCGGTACGAAACACCTGACGGCGGACGAGATCGCGGCAGCTTATCCGTTCTACAATCTTGACGGGATTGTCGGTGCAAATCACAACCTGGTCGATGAAGGCTATTTTGACGGGGCCACCCTGTTTGACTGGTGGAAGCGGTCGGCGCGCGAGAAGGGCGTTGAGTACATTGCCAATGAAGTCGTGGCCATGACCAGGAATGCCGCTGGTACACGGGTTGAAAGCGTTACGCTGAAGTCCGGCGAGGTGATTTCGTGCGGCACCGTGGTCAATGCATCGGGTCCGCGCGCGGTGCTGACCTCGCGCATGGCGGGCATCGAAATTCCGGTCGAACCGCGCAAGCGCTATACGTTTATCTTTGCAGCGGAAAACCCGCTCGACCAGGATCTGCCGCTGACCATTGATCCCAGCGGAGTGCACATGCGCACGGACGGTCAGTATTACCTGGCCGGCTGCCCGCCCGATGAAGATCCTGCGGTGGACTATGATGACTTCGTGGAAGACCACAGTATCTGGGAAGAAAAGGCCTGGCCGGCCATCGCCAACCGCATTCCGCAGTTCGAGGCCATCAAGCTGATCAACTCCTGGGCCGGGCATTATGCCTTCAACACGCTTGACCAGAACGCCATTCTCGGCCGCCATACGCAGGTCGAGAATTTCGTTTTCGTAAACGGGTTTTCAGGCCATGGCTTCCAGCAGTCGCCTGCCATGGGCCGCGGCACATCAGAGCTGATTACCTATGGCGAGTACCGGTCGCTCGACCTGTCGCCGTTCAACTATGACCGGATTGAACGCAATGAAGCGTTTGTGGAAAAGGCAGTCATATGA
- a CDS encoding aldolase/citrate lyase family protein, which yields MKMQTNTFTQAIREGKKQIGLWASLSNNYSAEVLATAGYDWMLLDMEHSPNEIPLVMGQLQALAASSTTAIVRPDWNDAVKVKRLLDIGAPGLLFPMVQSVSEAEQAVAATRYPPRGIRGVSGATRANSFGRVSDYFDRVEDETAVLVQLETRQAMDQAEEIAAVDGITGVFFGPADIGADLGHVGQPMHPAVWEHVMPVAKKLMAKGVPVGTLVFDAKFAAQLLNDGFTFVACGSDIALLTKGAASLLAGVKDGLA from the coding sequence ATGAAAATGCAGACCAACACCTTCACGCAGGCCATTCGTGAGGGCAAAAAGCAGATCGGTCTGTGGGCCAGTCTGAGCAACAATTATTCTGCAGAGGTGCTGGCAACTGCGGGTTATGACTGGATGCTGCTGGACATGGAGCATTCGCCCAATGAAATTCCGCTGGTCATGGGGCAACTGCAGGCGCTGGCGGCCAGTTCCACAACGGCCATCGTGCGCCCGGACTGGAATGACGCCGTCAAGGTCAAACGCCTGCTGGACATAGGCGCGCCGGGATTGTTGTTCCCGATGGTTCAATCGGTCTCCGAAGCTGAACAGGCGGTCGCGGCAACGCGCTATCCGCCGCGTGGCATTCGCGGTGTCAGCGGGGCCACACGGGCCAATTCATTTGGCAGGGTGAGCGACTATTTCGACCGGGTGGAAGATGAAACCGCCGTGCTGGTGCAGCTTGAGACCAGACAGGCGATGGACCAGGCAGAGGAAATTGCCGCGGTTGACGGGATTACCGGCGTGTTTTTCGGCCCGGCCGACATCGGCGCCGACCTGGGCCATGTGGGACAACCCATGCACCCTGCCGTGTGGGAGCACGTCATGCCGGTGGCGAAAAAACTGATGGCGAAGGGCGTGCCGGTTGGCACCCTGGTGTTTGATGCAAAATTCGCGGCCCAGCTGCTCAATGACGGCTTTACCTTCGTGGCCTGCGGCTCAGACATTGCCCTGCTCACCAAGGGTGCCGCCAGCCTGCTGGCCGGGGTCAAGGACGGGCTTGCATGA
- the rpmF gene encoding 50S ribosomal protein L32, with the protein MAVPKRKTTPSKRGMRQSGYKMAEATYVENKQTGELHRPHHIDLKTGMYKGRQVLDPKGEF; encoded by the coding sequence ATGGCTGTTCCAAAGCGAAAAACCACGCCGTCAAAGCGCGGCATGCGCCAGTCCGGTTACAAGATGGCGGAAGCCACTTATGTCGAGAACAAGCAGACCGGTGAACTGCACCGTCCGCACCACATCGACCTGAAGACCGGCATGTACAAAGGCCGTCAGGTTCTCGATCCAAAGGGTGAATTCTGA
- a CDS encoding DUF924 family protein, translating into MTPRDVIDFWLALPEEAYFVADAGFDDRLREKFGAAHDRAVSGELDQWEDTRDGRLALILLLDQMSRNMLRGTAAMFAADAKALALAAKAIAAGDDRDCEVSVKRWYYMPLMHSEALADQERCVELCGQPGLEKTLPFAITHRDIINQFGRFPHRNAMLGRDTSSEEQAFLDAGGFSG; encoded by the coding sequence ATGACGCCGCGCGACGTCATTGATTTCTGGCTGGCGCTGCCGGAAGAAGCCTATTTTGTGGCTGATGCGGGGTTTGATGACCGTTTGCGCGAGAAATTCGGTGCTGCGCATGATCGCGCCGTATCCGGCGAGCTGGACCAGTGGGAAGATACCCGTGACGGCAGGCTGGCTCTGATCCTGCTGCTGGACCAGATGAGCCGCAATATGCTGCGCGGCACGGCGGCGATGTTTGCTGCCGATGCAAAGGCGCTGGCGCTCGCTGCAAAAGCAATAGCTGCGGGCGATGACCGGGACTGTGAGGTATCTGTGAAGCGCTGGTATTATATGCCGTTGATGCATTCGGAAGCGCTGGCGGACCAGGAAAGATGCGTCGAGCTGTGCGGCCAGCCGGGGCTTGAAAAGACACTGCCGTTTGCCATAACCCACCGCGACATCATCAACCAGTTCGGCCGGTTTCCGCATCGCAATGCCATGTTGGGACGTGATACGAGCAGCGAAGAACAGGCTTTTCTGGATGCAGGCGGGTTTTCCGGCTGA
- a CDS encoding c-type cytochrome, which translates to MKRVLGAGIMAGGLAAAAGWVVAAPDPLPASALKAHTANIENGKRLYTAAGCLSCHLPAKDNKQADMSLPSGGRVLKTPAGAFYPPNITPDANTGIGGWSDIQFINAVKRGISPQGRHYLPAFPYTSYARMSDGDVLDIKAYMDTLTPVQAENISPDLPLGLPVETVMRRGLGIWKIAAGFGPVTFVKDASKDDAWNLGAYLVQGPGHCGECHTPRNWAMAMDTSNWLAGGPHPEGDGKVPSLRELKSRGRFKDAKDLATGLEFGETLGYDKMSSGGMGAVQTNMSKLPAEDRAAIATYIMSLE; encoded by the coding sequence ATGAAACGGGTATTGGGCGCAGGGATCATGGCAGGTGGCCTGGCCGCCGCTGCCGGTTGGGTTGTGGCAGCGCCCGATCCGCTTCCTGCGTCTGCACTGAAGGCCCACACGGCCAATATTGAAAACGGCAAGCGGCTGTACACAGCAGCCGGTTGCCTGTCATGCCACCTGCCTGCCAAGGACAACAAACAAGCCGATATGTCCTTGCCTTCGGGTGGGAGGGTGCTGAAAACGCCCGCCGGAGCGTTTTATCCGCCCAATATCACGCCGGACGCCAATACCGGCATCGGCGGCTGGAGTGATATTCAGTTCATCAATGCGGTGAAGCGCGGTATTTCTCCGCAAGGCAGGCATTACCTGCCGGCTTTCCCGTACACCTCCTATGCCAGGATGAGTGACGGGGACGTGCTGGATATCAAGGCTTACATGGACACCCTGACGCCCGTCCAGGCGGAGAACATAAGTCCCGACCTGCCGCTCGGCCTGCCTGTCGAAACAGTGATGCGCCGCGGCTTGGGCATATGGAAAATCGCAGCCGGTTTTGGTCCGGTCACGTTCGTCAAGGACGCCTCGAAAGACGATGCCTGGAACCTGGGCGCCTATCTGGTACAGGGACCGGGTCATTGCGGCGAATGCCACACGCCGCGCAACTGGGCCATGGCAATGGACACTTCGAACTGGCTGGCCGGCGGTCCGCATCCTGAAGGTGACGGCAAGGTGCCGTCCTTGCGCGAGCTGAAGTCGCGGGGTCGTTTCAAGGACGCAAAAGATCTGGCGACCGGTCTCGAATTCGGCGAGACGCTGGGCTACGACAAGATGTCATCCGGCGGCATGGGTGCAGTGCAGACAAACATGTCGAAACTGCCTGCTGAAGATCGTGCGGCGATCGCCACTTATATCATGAGCCTTGAATAA
- a CDS encoding cytochrome c has protein sequence MYSRLVSSSRTAVIGLVAVIGVTGAAFAGPIEDRQANMKNVGKAMGALAAIAKKEAPFDAGVVKTNATTLADNVKEAKAHFPDGSASGDKETWAKAEIWQNKADFVAKADKSVEAAMQMASVTEEANFGAALGALGATCKACHEDYRRPKQ, from the coding sequence ATGTACTCTAGGCTCGTTTCATCATCCAGGACTGCAGTCATCGGCCTGGTAGCCGTCATAGGCGTGACAGGCGCCGCATTTGCCGGCCCGATCGAAGACCGTCAGGCCAACATGAAAAACGTCGGCAAAGCCATGGGTGCACTTGCTGCCATTGCCAAAAAGGAAGCACCGTTCGACGCAGGCGTGGTGAAAACCAATGCAACCACCCTGGCGGACAATGTAAAGGAAGCCAAGGCGCATTTCCCTGACGGAAGTGCCAGCGGCGACAAGGAAACCTGGGCCAAGGCTGAAATCTGGCAGAACAAGGCTGACTTTGTTGCCAAGGCCGACAAGTCCGTCGAAGCTGCAATGCAGATGGCCTCGGTAACCGAGGAAGCGAATTTCGGTGCCGCGCTGGGCGCACTTGGTGCCACCTGCAAGGCGTGCCACGAAGACTATCGCCGCCCGAAACAGTAA
- a CDS encoding AMP-binding protein — translation MLEPAETYEQIVTGFKWQIPDRFNIARAVCTRWALETPDRIAIIEHMVDGPVRRTSFSELEEMSNRFANLLVNSGIGRGDRVALLLPQARETAAAHIAIYKIGAIAVPLAMLFGVEAVQYRLQNSGASALIMSTASRDTVSEILPGLDALQVVFCIDGKLDIAPHIHDESGALPATFEAVDTTPDDAALMIYTSGTTGPPKGALHGHRVLLGHIPGIQFAHEFFPQPDDLMWTPSDWAWAGGLLNALLPALYFGVPVLAYKYTKFDPANAWDLMALHNVRNVFIPPTALKLMRASTPTDVDRLTLRTIFSGGEAVGGALQEWAIDSLGMKINEVYGQTECNLVLESCNAIGVWKKGAIGKPVPGHTVAIVDDAGNALPDGEAGNIAVQRPDPVMFLEYWGKPEATRNKYAGDWLLTGDQGFRDAEGYFHFVGRDDDVITSSGYRIGPGEIEDCLSRHPAVKLAAVIGVPDPVRTEIVKAFVVLNDGFEATEAVHAEIQAHVRNRLSAHEYPREIEFRDELPLTTTGKVIRRLLRDGPSSN, via the coding sequence ATGCTTGAACCAGCGGAAACCTATGAGCAGATTGTCACAGGCTTCAAATGGCAGATACCGGACCGTTTCAATATTGCCCGGGCGGTCTGCACCCGCTGGGCACTTGAGACACCGGACCGGATTGCCATCATTGAGCATATGGTGGACGGTCCGGTCCGCCGGACCTCGTTCTCAGAGCTTGAAGAGATGTCAAACCGGTTTGCCAACCTGCTGGTCAATTCGGGCATCGGGCGCGGCGACAGGGTGGCATTGTTGTTGCCGCAAGCCCGCGAAACCGCCGCAGCCCATATTGCAATCTACAAGATCGGGGCTATCGCTGTGCCGCTGGCAATGCTGTTCGGCGTGGAAGCGGTGCAGTACAGACTGCAGAATTCCGGCGCTAGCGCCCTGATCATGTCCACGGCCTCGCGTGACACCGTATCGGAGATACTGCCCGGTCTTGACGCTCTGCAGGTGGTATTCTGTATCGACGGCAAACTGGATATCGCGCCGCACATTCATGATGAGAGCGGAGCGCTTCCCGCCACCTTCGAGGCCGTCGACACCACGCCTGATGATGCCGCCTTGATGATCTATACTTCCGGCACGACCGGGCCTCCGAAGGGCGCTCTGCACGGACATCGCGTGTTGCTTGGCCATATTCCCGGCATCCAGTTCGCTCACGAGTTCTTTCCGCAGCCCGATGACCTGATGTGGACACCGTCTGACTGGGCATGGGCCGGCGGATTGCTGAACGCGCTTTTGCCGGCGCTTTACTTCGGCGTACCGGTGCTGGCCTACAAGTATACCAAGTTTGATCCGGCAAATGCCTGGGACCTGATGGCCCTGCATAACGTGCGCAATGTGTTCATTCCGCCAACTGCGCTGAAGCTTATGCGCGCCAGCACCCCCACTGATGTCGACAGGCTGACCTTGCGGACCATCTTTTCCGGTGGCGAAGCCGTTGGTGGTGCGCTGCAGGAATGGGCCATCGACAGCCTCGGCATGAAAATCAACGAAGTCTACGGGCAGACCGAATGCAATCTCGTGCTGGAAAGCTGCAATGCCATCGGCGTGTGGAAGAAAGGCGCCATCGGCAAGCCTGTGCCGGGTCACACAGTCGCCATCGTGGACGATGCCGGCAATGCACTGCCCGACGGCGAGGCAGGCAATATAGCCGTGCAGCGCCCCGACCCGGTGATGTTTCTGGAATACTGGGGCAAGCCCGAAGCAACCAGGAACAAGTATGCTGGTGACTGGCTGTTGACCGGCGACCAGGGTTTCCGGGATGCAGAAGGGTATTTTCATTTTGTCGGGCGTGATGATGACGTCATTACCTCATCCGGCTATCGCATTGGTCCCGGTGAGATAGAGGACTGCCTGTCACGCCATCCGGCCGTGAAACTGGCGGCCGTCATCGGGGTGCCGGACCCCGTTCGGACCGAGATCGTCAAGGCGTTTGTGGTTCTGAACGACGGATTTGAGGCCACCGAAGCCGTCCACGCTGAAATACAGGCACATGTCCGCAATCGCCTGTCAGCTCACGAGTACCCGCGCGAGATCGAATTCCGGGACGAGTTGCCGCTGACGACGACAGGCAAGGTAATCCGCCGGTTGCTGCGCGATGGGCCGTCTTCAAATTGA
- a CDS encoding phosphomannose isomerase type II C-terminal cupin domain yields the protein MAGIVPEIPIKQKPEAGSRLVDHHPDTATAKPKRHRWGSVEVMSCSGGHRIERISVKRGKELPAHYHDHRSEHWTIVEGEAEVQLGDDVLIVAPDDSLYIPAGTVHGLKTAGDCGVKIVAVHFGDTVSDADDMVKAE from the coding sequence ATGGCAGGTATCGTACCTGAAATTCCGATCAAGCAGAAACCGGAGGCCGGTTCACGCCTGGTCGATCATCATCCCGACACGGCAACGGCAAAACCCAAACGGCACCGCTGGGGCAGTGTCGAGGTCATGTCATGCAGCGGCGGACACCGGATCGAGCGTATTTCCGTGAAGCGCGGCAAGGAACTGCCCGCCCATTATCATGACCACCGCTCCGAACACTGGACGATCGTGGAAGGCGAAGCGGAAGTGCAGCTGGGTGACGATGTGCTGATTGTCGCGCCGGATGACAGCCTTTATATTCCTGCCGGCACCGTTCACGGTCTGAAAACCGCCGGTGACTGCGGCGTGAAAATCGTGGCAGTGCATTTCGGCGATACGGTTTCCGACGCGGACGACATGGTCAAAGCGGAGTGA